aaagaagaaaggagcAGTTTCTATGCGGTGACATCAATGTCACGTAGTCTAGCAAGTTATTTTTAGGAAAACATCAACCGAATGATCTATAGGTAGCCTACAATTTAAAGATCACTAAAATCAGGATGTGACTTACATTGTACCACACGAATGAAGCTAAAAACAATATTCCTCACATACGTAAATATTTTAAACACATCAAGTAGATCTTAGTTCGTAAAAGATAATTAGTTGGATCACTGCTCTGTGTGTACACATCGTTCTATTAAGGTTTTTTTATCAACTTACATTACAAGTGAAGTGGATTTTCAATTACTTTTACGGGCTATCATTTCTATCAATCATAGCCCGTAGTAACTTAAGCCAACTGCATAATGACCTTCATATGGTTTCGCCATTGTTTTTTCTCCCGTTGTGCTTGCGTGTTCAATCTTGTTATTATTGCATCTTGTGGTCTACTCTGATAGGTCATGTTTGTTTGTAGGGTGACAGTTTATACATCTAGGGAACTAGGGCAATTTGGACATGTGATATTTCCTCGAGTAAGCAAACTTCTTTTGTATGGCCCAGCATGATGATCAACACCCATCTGGTTTTATATGGTGCCACTTTTGTTGTATACAACAAGCAACTATTCATTTTGTGTGCCTTGCAACAACATCATAATCTCATTAAACCTGCAATAGATCACACATTCAGTACATTTCAATTTTTAATTAGTCTAGACTGTGAAGTATCTGTTTTTTTAACATAACAGGGTTATCTAATCATATAATCTGTCACAAGTAGTAAGGGTGGGTAGATGAGTAAATTTTCCCAGATGGCAAGATATCTATACAAATTATGGAACTTGAATCTGAACATTGGAGAAGTGGACAGTGGACGAGACTACCACTGTTATATATAATTATAGTGATATTCAAAGCTATTTTTTTGTCTTAATGTAAAGTTTATCGCAGACAGACATCCACCCAGAAACACACACATGAGACATGACACACACACTTCCTTTTGGATTTGCCGGTTCTATGTTACCTCAGGAGCACAAAACTTGAGTAATTATAGCAAAACAATTCAAGGATGAGACTACGAACCAACCTGTGGGTGGATGGTTAGAGGTACTGTGGTATctccagcccatcagggttcaaatcttggtgctcgcatttattcctagatttatttcaagattttcggttatgcgcattcagtgggaggagacgttcccgtcgacgacgaggtgcctacggacttcgtaaatttcaaaatgatatgccggctcaatctttcggaggtgctcataagggtagggtatgcgtgtgtgcgttcataggggtaagtgtgtgcgcgtgtatatgagtgcttgtgtttgtactgatgttcaaaaaaaattgaaggaCGAAACTACTGGACAGTGCAAAATACCTCTTTATTCCCATATAAAGGACACATATTCCTAGCGACTGTCTTTTCATATACCATGATATGTTCCAATTTGCCAAAGAGTTGGCAAGGTACCGGCCCAAAACCAAGTGCATTATGAGCACCCCTATTCCTAGCTGCTAATCTGGATCTTAATAATTAATGCCCATACCTTGTTAGACCAAAAGAAGCAATACTTTCATTGATAGACTAAACGACTCATGGCATGTGGACTAATGGACATGTCTTTTAATCCAAGGCATGGAGAACTCAGTACATGTCGAGGAAGAGGAACATAATGCCGGAGGAAGGCAATAACAAGTATCAGCTCAAGGAGTTCTTGATGGAGACGATTGAGATCTTACTTGTAGCTTTTTTTGTGGGTAAGTCTTTGACTTCACATTGTTGGGCTAAGTTATGTTCGCATCTccgttttgaattaaatcaattgAACCTACTGGAAAAAAATCCTTTGGGAGTGTGACATTAGCAGGCGCGACAAGAACGATGATGGGATGCTCACTGGAGATGAGGTCAAAAAGGTGAATACGCCAATGATGCATAGATATATGTATGAATTGTACATGTACACACAAAACATACCGCGACAGGTATCTCATGCCAAGCTTTAATTTCGGTAAGAGGTTTTGTTACCCGTAGCAACGCATGACCATTTAACTAGGTGTAatccaaaataaataaattaaaagcCCGTAGTAACGCACATGCGTTCTACTAGTGTGGTAGGTGTATTAGTCGGCGACCCGGCGATTGCCATgccatgacatgagccatgacgataaCCATTTCGTGGAAGATTTGACTTGGTAAGTGAATTAATCTGCGAATCATGTTCGATCCTGAGAAAATAAACGCCGGAGATTtgggatgcgtttggttgaaggtatcgtatgaatgggttgggaccgttcaatttttttgggattgaaccattcaattcatgtgtttggctgaatataagtggtgagctaattatttaggacgggaccaccagtcatactcacatagtcatgcatgcaaaaggtgcccatttgattcgaccgatttggttgggtggaacggttcagcatcttcaaggcatattctctttttttggctcgaaccattcatgtgctttataaccaaacatgtctattttctgaacgatCCTAACCCATTCATGACCGCCCTTACAACCAAACGCACCCTTGAAGATTCACCCGACATTTGCTGGCTTCCACAGTTCCTACATATAGCCCGCCCACACTGTGTAGCCCGTTCAGTCTCATCGGCCACTCAGCACCACACAACGAACGGCGATGGGGAGAGAGAAGCACGCGATGGATTCCGTGGCCGTCGTGGCGGTGCCGTTCCCGGCGCAGGGCCACCTCAACCAGCTGCTGCACCTGTCGCTGCAGCTGGCGTCGCTCGGCCTGGGCGTGCACTACGCCGCGGCGGCGCAGCACGTCCGGCAGGCGCGCACGCGCGTGCACGGCTGGGGCGACGAGGCGCTCCGCTCGATCCACTTCCACGACCTCGGCATCGCCAGCTACGTCTCGCCGCCTCCAGACCCCGCCGCCGACTCGCCCTTCCCCTCCCACCTCATGCCCCTCTTCGAAGCCTACACCGCCCGCGCGCGCGCCCCGCTCGCGGCCCTCCTCCAGGACCTCTCCGGTTCCTGCCGCCGCGTGGTCGTAGTGCACGACCGCATCAACGCcttcgccgccgaggaggccgcgcggctGCCCAACGGCGAGGCGTTCGGGCTCAACTGCGTGGCCGTCTCCATGCTCATCGGAAGAATCGACGCCGACCACCGGCTACTGCGTCAGAACGGCGTCGTCTTCGGCGCCGTCGAGCGCTATGCGACCAAGGAGTTCATAGAGTACGCCAACCGGGCCAGACCGGCGAAGCACATCTCGACCGGCGCGGGCATCCTGGCAAACACGTGCCGCGCGCTGGAGGGTGATTTCATCGACGTCGTCGCCGGGCACCTGGCCGCCGACGGCAAGAAGCTCTTCGCCATCGGGCCGTTAAACCCACTGCTCCACGACAGCGCGCCGAGGCAGAGCAAGCAGCGCCACGAGTGCCTGAACTGGCTGGACGAGCAGCCTCCGGCGTCGGTGTTGTATGTGTCCTTCGGCACCACGTCGTCCCTGCGAGCCGAGCAAATTGAAGAGCTCGCAGCAGCACTGCGCGGCAGCAACCAACGGTTCATATGGGTGCTGCGCGACGCCGACCGCGGCGACATATTTGCCGAGGCCGGCGAGAGCCGCCACGACAAGTTCCTATCAGAGTTCACCAAGCAGACGGAAGGGACGGGGCTGGTGGTCACCGGGTGGGCGCCGCAGCTGGAGATCCTAGCGCACAGCGCCACGGCGGCGTTCATGAGCCACTGTGGCTGGAACTCGACCATGGAGAGCATGAGCCACGGCAAGCCGATTCTGGCATGGCCCATGCACTGCGACCAGCCGTGGGACGCGGAGCTTGTCTGCAACTACCTCAAGGCCGGCGTCCTCGTGCGGCCATGGGAGAAGCACGGCGAGGTGGTCACGGCGAAGGCCATACAGGAAGTCATCGAGGAGGCCATGCTCTCCGACAAAGGAATGGCCATGCGGCAACGGGCAAGTGCGCTCGGGGAGGCCGTCCGCGCCTCCGTGGTTGACGGCGGTTCGTCGCGCAAGGACCTAGATGATTTCACTGCTTACATCACAAGGTGATCGACAAAATGCCATCTGGGACGATGGCCTTTCACGCCGACACAGTTTCTACCTGCTGATGGTACACTGTCCGATATGTAGTTCTTCACTATTGGTGAATCCAAAAATAAAATTATAGGTTGCAATAGCAGTTGCTGATGTGAAGCTGCACCAATGGAACATTTTTCTGAACTTCTTTTAGGTTCTTTCTGCTGCTAAAAGTTGGGATTGCCATAGAGATGCTTTGAGAACACAAAGTTTATTACTCCCTATCTTTGCTTTTTCCTTTTTgtacattctactccctccgttccgaattacttgtctcaggtatggatgtatctagatgtattttagttttaaatacatctatttctgcgacggagggagtagtatttttctTACCACCATGAAACAATGCTCTGAGTTGCATTCTCCTGATTCCTGGCTATGCGTTGTATATGTTGAGATGATTGTTACAGTTCAACTTACTGTCGTTATATTTCTGAATTGGACTGAACTGTTGTCATGAAGCTAACCTGCCATGAACATTGTAGTTTGGCATCTGTCAAAACATACCGAAATACTAGTATGGTATATACTGAAACCGAACCTAATGACCATACGCCGTGGGAGGTCGTGTTATATTACTACttggttatactccctccgttccaaattatttgtcttaaatttgtctagatacggaggtatctagcactaaaatgagtctagttacatctgtatctagacaaatccaagacaagtaattcagaacggagggagtacatagctAGTAGTTATGCTTGCCTTTTGCGCTATACGTACAGAACTGCAGACAGCAGAATGCAGATGCCTCCATTTGGTTAAAAAAGGATAGATATGGAGATATTTAGTCATCAAAAGTTACAAACATAACTGCAAAGTTCTTGCATCACTTTCAAATTCATGTCACCTTTGGTAAATTAGGTATATATCGAAACCATACCGAAATAGGCGGCAAGCAATGCCGATTTTGGAATGCTTGATCTCGATTCATGTTCTTTGCAATCTGATTCCAAGTTAATTGCAGTTAAGCTTGCTACAATGCGCATGTTCTGGAGGTCGGCGCTACATAAAACTATTGAGCTAGCGGAGCTTGCCTTCACCTTTTATGCTCTCTGGTGCAAATCCCTAAAAGGTAGCAAGTGTTCTTATCAAGTTGTTAAGAACACATATGCCAAAGGTTTCTGATATTTCTTTATCTCTTTAATTGCTTCTATGAGTCATTTTAGACGTGTGAGCAAATACTCGACAAGCTCCGGCTCACAGAGTGGAGACTGGATAGCGTATACGCTCTTGACAAGTCTGTACAATGGAGATGCGATGGAGGGCACAAATGTGAGCCCCTTTTCTCACTTTTTCTGGGTGTGAGTTCAAAGGGCCGTCGGCCGAGGCAGATATACCGTTTGTTTGTGTAGGAATTATGAGCAACTCTTATCTGCATCCATTCTTGTTTCAGGAAAGACTTTCATCAGTCAGTGATGCAAAGTTCCCGGCAGAATGCCCTGGGGAGCTCTCAGATAATGGGATGAGCCGTTCACGAAGCTCCATGAAGATCCAAGAACTGGATAGTTACATTGAATTACTACATGAGGAAGTGGCACTAATGAGGCAGGAACTTAGGGGAGTTCGCACAAGTCAGCAGGAAGTAGTAGAAACAGTTGATGATATAAAGGTATGCAAatatcatctctctctctctctctctNNNNNNNNNNNNNNNNNNNNNNNNNNNNNNNNNNNNNNNNNNNNNNNNNNNNNNNNNNNNNNNNNNNNNNNNNNNNNNNNNNNNNNNNNNNNNNNNNNNNNNNNNNNNNNNNNNNNNNNNNNNNNNNNNNNNNNNNNNNNNNNNNNNNNNNNNNNNNNNNNNNNNNNNNNNNNNNNNNNNNNNNNNNNNNNNNNNNNNNNNNNNNNNNNNNNNNNNNNNNNNNNNNNNNNNNNNNNNNNNNNNNNNNNNNNNNNNNNNNNNNNNNNNNNNNNNNNNNNNNNNNNNNNNNNNNNNNNNNNNNNNNNNNNNNNNNNNNNNNNNNNNNNNNNNNNNNNNNNNNNNNNNNNNNNNNNNNNNNNNNNGGAGCTTCAAGTATGTGATCCCTAACATGGTCGTTTGTTATTGCAGAAATCCTTCTTCGGCTGAAGTCATTTTATCTATGAAAGCACCGGTTGCCCTAGCTACACTTTTGAGTACAAGTGGCTGAGGTAAACTTGGTTGTTAATTCAGCTGCTTATCACCATAAGGATCTGGCTAGATTAGATTTACAATAATATTGTTACATGGTAAAAACATGTCTTATCCACGAGGTTATGACTGACAAACGAAGATTTTCATTGTTTAGTCGCAAAGTTTTCCAGATCCACGACGAGGTTATGTGGCTAACAAACAAACTACATGATTAGGGTTTTCTTTCCTCTCGTTGTTTCCCCCGTTGGTCCGCCCTGCCCCAGTGTCGCTATGGGACTTGGAGTAGGGTTTTCTCCATTCCTTACATAGTTTTTGTCTCCTTTATCTGGGCGGTGAGGAGGCGGAGAAATCGTAGAGTTAGAATAATGCCTTCTCCAGTTTATCCCCACTTCAGGTCTGCACCTAGTACCAACAAAGAGCGCGCAGAGGTCTGTTTCCGACGGATTTGGTCGATGTTGGCCTCCGTCGAGTTTGCTTGGATCCGACCGACGTTGGTCTCTAGCTAGCGCTTGTGGTCATTGATGTGTTTACATGTACATCCTTctaatatatatttttctttaatggTGATGATTGTTGTTACGGTGCGTTGGCCCTTTGAAGTCTTAGCAAGACAGTTTTCCAACTATCAGCTTCAACAAGGTTTGCCCGTATCTAATGAGAAAGGGATGATGaatagtcatcgctaggtggtccatGTTCATAGACGGGATTATGTAATGAGGGAGGGATTATGTGTTCGTTACTTTTGTGATCTTTGAGGATGGGCAATAGCCCAGCGGCAAGGGCGTAGTGGCGCTTCATTGCAGACCTGGGTTTGACTCTCGTCGGGAGTGAATTTTCCGTGATCATTATCCAGATAGATTCTTTCTATAAAAATATGTcctgggtgctagtgcccatggatcTTATTTTTTTTGTTACTTTTGTGAGTCCTGCTGTCACATCCAATATTTTTAACCCTAGGCCTGCTGTCACATACTGTAATATAAAAACTCCTACGTCGAAAGACTTTCTTGAAAAGAAATAGTAACAAACAACAAATAAACTGCACACTCGCATTGCCAGTGATTTGGTTTCACTACTAGTCCACTACCTACTGCACCCACCATAGAGGCTAGTACGCCATTCATTGCATAAATCGTACTCCAAGTCTCCGGTACTCCACGACGTCCAATTCTTTCCGGCTCCACTGACACTCACGGTCAACACAGAGAATGGAAGGGAGGGCGAAGAACCCAGCGGCGTCGGTGGCCGTCGTGGCGGTGCCGTTCCCGGCGCAGGGCCACCTCAACCAGCTCCTGCACCTGTCTCTGGAGCTAGCCTCGCGCGGGCTGGACGTGCACTACGCCGCGTCCCCGCCGCACGTCCGCCAGGCTCGCGCGCGCGTGCACGGCTGGGACGACGACGCGCTCCGCTCGATCCACTTCCACGACCTCGCCATCTCCACCTACGTCTCCCCGCCTCCAgaccccgccgccgacccgccCTTCCCCTCCCACCTCATGCCCATGTTCGAGGCCTTCACCGCGGGCGCGCGCGCCCCGCTCGCGGCCGTCCTGCGCGAGCTCTCTGCTTCTCGCCGCCGTGTCGTCGTCGTGCACGACCTCATGAACGCCTTCGCGTCCGAGGAGGCGGCGCAGCTGCCCAACGGGGAGGCCTTCGGGTTTTACTGCACCGCCGTGTCGTCCATCGTCGGGCGGATGGACGCCGGGCACCGGCTCCTGCGCGACAACGGCCTCACGCACCTCCCCACCCGCGTGTCCCAGGAGTTCCTGGACTACGCCAGCAAACGCGCGATGGTGGCGCGGTCGATTTCGGACGGCGCCGGCATCGTCGTCAACACGTGCCGCGCGCTTGAGGGCGAGTTCGTCGACGTTGTTGCGGAGCAGACGGCGGCCGACGgcaagaagctctttgccatcgggCCGTTGAACCCGCTGCTCGAGGCGACGGCGTCGAACCAGGGGAAGACGCAGCGGCACGAGTGCCTGAGCTGGCTTGACCAGCAGCCCCCGTCATCTGTGCTCTACGTGTCGTTTGGCTCGAGCTCCTCGCTCCGGGAGGAGCAAGCCGCGGAGCTTGCGGCGGCGCTGCACGGCAGCAAGCAGCGCTTCATCTGGGTGCTGCGTGACGCCGACCGCGGCGACATATTCACGGACGCTGGCGACAACCGGCACGCCGAGCTGCTGTCCCAGTTCACCAAGCAGACCGAAGGCATGGGGCTGGTGATCACGGGGTGGGCGCCGCAGCTGGAGATCCTGGCACACCGCGCCACGGCGGCGTTCATGAGCCACTGCGGCTGGAACTCGACCATGGAGAGCATGAGCCACGGGAAGCCAATTCTGGCCTGGCCCATGCACTCCGACCAGCCGTGGGACGCGGAGCTAGTGTGCAGCTACCTCAAGGCCGGCCTCCTTGTGAGGCCGTGGGAGAAACACGGCGAGGTGATACCGGCGACAACCATACAGGAGGCCATTGAAACGATGATGGTCGCCGAGGAAGGGCTCGCGGTGAGGCAGCGGGCAGAGGTGCTCGGGGAGGCCGTCCGTTCGTCGGCGGCTCAGGGCGGATCATCGCACAAGGAAATGGACGACTTCATATCATACATGACAAGGTGATGTATGATGATGGAAATTTTACACTGATGAAGAATGCTGTAGTTTCTGTTTAAATAAACTTTGAGCAGTTTGAGTTGAGCTTGGATTGTATCACTTGAGAGGAAATTTCATTTCGTaattcttgtcgtggttttagtttagaATTATGGAATGGAGTGATAGTATTAGGAGTAGTACTAAACAAGCATGAATGGCCCAGTATTTTCTTTGGTTGACACTGTCTCTTTGGGATCACGGATTAGAAGACTTGTCTGCCTTTTCTAATGTATTCTTCCTGTAATCTTTGACTATCTTAAAAAATATCTTGTTTGACCAAAGTGTTCAGATTGCAAGGATTGGCACATGGTTGCGCGAAAAAACAAACATAAAATGAGTTTGAAAAAGCGTTGCTACCATCTTAGATTCTCCGGTCTTTAGAGCATCTATAGTCAGACCTATCGTACTCGTTTCAAACGTCTGGACAGACCATCCGGTCACCAACCAAACTTTTCAAACTGTGGACAAATGCCCGGGCTGACCAGCATCCCTCATATTCAGCCCAAATATAGGGCGGACATGGGGCTGCCAAGACATGCGGCGCGTCCACCTGACAGGCCCGGCCCACCATCGACCCCATAGCTACCCCACAAAACTCCCAGCCCGGGTGCCTCACTACGGACCCTAGCTCACTCTCTCTCTCgcttcctcctctcctctccctcgtcgATTCCGATCCCGTCCACTGCGATGTCTAGCTCCGGCAACGAATCTGGCTCTGAGCTCGACTACGAGGAGGAGATGGCCCTCCGCATTGCGTCGGAGCGGTTCAAGGTGGAGACCGGTGGCATCTCCGGATCTGGAGCATCGCCGCAGGTCCCGTGTCGGCGCAGCGCGGACGCCAGAGCTGGACAATCTCGACCCGCGCGCATCGACGTCAGGACAGCACAGTCCGCACCGCCCTCACGCCATCTCCTTCCCCCGCTGTCCGCTCCTCCATGCGGGCAGCGGTGGGTGCTAGTGCCCGCGCAGCCGGCCCGCACGCGCACTCCGGCGCGCGCCGCGAGCTGCGAGAGGCAGCATGCATGGAAGAGGGACGCGTCGGAGCATGGGCGTCAGAGTCCGATGTGTCTCGTGTCCAGGCTCCCGCAAATCTCCCAATGTTTGGTTCCGCTTTACAGGAAAATCGTGGCCCGGACTGCTCCGCAGACGGATGGGGTTGGCGTTAGATGGCTTCGGGGTCCAGACAACTACGTCCGAACAGTTGCAGGTGAtttgagggtcggcgttggagatacCCTGACGAAGACCATGGCTCGACTTCTGGCGTCATCATGGTTGGCGAGGTGATCGGCACGGACGTTTGTGCGATGAGGCCATGGTAGCCGGAAAGACAAGTGGCGGTTCACTCAGGGTCTGATACAAATTAATAAGTAGACGGATATCGTCTTCCTTGCGTGTGTGGCTCAATACAGCTTGGTTGATACAAATTCTTggtcatgttttgcatcttatttggtTGCACACGAAGCCTCAAAGTGTATGAGTAAAAACACAAACACGAAGTTTGGTTGTATGTTTGTGCCCCTCAAATGCAACATGTGATTGTTTGATTAACCATGATTAATCTCATCTTTTTCGCACCGTGAACTTACCCCACATCACTACACTTGAACAACTTTGTCTATGAGCGTCAAAATAAAAAGCTTACATGAAAGTTATATGAATGGTCAAACAATGTTCAACCACGTGCGATGAATTTTCTCAAATGTGTCTAGAACAGCATACACACTTTAGCCCATTTGTACAGTCTAGTGGAGAGATATTATAGGTCTATTCGACTATGATCGTCAAAACAAAATATTTACAACGCGAAAAATATGTGAAAATGCGAGATGAAGCTACTCCTAAAAGAAAATTTCAAATGGTCGCCCTTGCAAGACAAATTTGACAAACTCGTCTATAAAATCTTCAAACATAGACGCAAAATGGAAGATTTACAGCCAACGAAACTAGAAATCGACCATGCGAAAGAAACCACAACATTGACGTGCATCTTTTTGATCTTTTTGGTGTAGAGTTTATCTCAAATCGTagcattagagcaactccaatgaggcgatccatttcgtccgcggctgtccgtttgggtcggcgcagacacaaaaggcggcccaacgcgccgactcaaacggacgcgcgtccgtttttcgtccgcgggcgacccattctcGGCCCATTTttaagccggatttgcgtcggtgtggacacgcgacggacgcgcgcTCGCCTACTCCTCTTCCCGGGCCCGCTGGTTTGTGGCACATTGGCCTCCTGTCTCACACCCTCTGGCCAACAAGCAACCCTCCCGCCTCCTCCGTCGCCGTCCATTTTTTTCCGGCGACTCTTCCAGCNNNNNNNNNNNNNNNNNNNNNNNNNNNNNNNNNNNNNNNNNNNNNNNNNNNNNNNNNNNNNNNNNNNNNNNNNNNNNNNNNNNNNNNNNNNNNNNNNNNNNNNNNNNNNNNNNNNNNNNNNNNNNNNNNNNNNNNNNNNNNNNNNNNNNNNNNNNNNNNNNNNNNNNNNNNNNNNNNNNNNNNNNNNNNNNNNNNNNNNNNNNNNNNNNGATGCCGTTTTTGCCGCGAGGAGCAAACTGCTTCCCACCACCGCTTCCCCCACCGCACAGCCGCCCacgaccaagaagccgcctcgccgcccctgccacatccgaccggcacgctcgtcggacacCGTCACACTCATCGGACGTCGGCAGGGCAGCTAGCTTGTCTGTGGGCGGCGCGACTTCCCTCGTCGGTCGTCTCCAATGTCGACGCCCGCAaattgttcgacagtttgccaaggtacgaaatggactccgccgacgagttctttttccagaATTTTCTTTGCGACTCTgacgattcgtcgtccgacgacgaggaggacatattggctgccgtgttggtccatcaccacctcaacaaccagcggccgttgttccgtggctccattccgggccaccttccggcgttgaatcgcaaccgagagagtgggcatttccttctctggaaggactactttgatacagcaaacccgttgttcaaacatcacaaattccgccgccggttccatatgagtaggcatgttttcaactgaaaggatcgatatggttgactagagggggggtgaatagacaactaacaatttttaacttttctttaccaaattaaactttgcatcaaagtaggttgtctagatgtgcaactaggtgagcaacctatatgatgcaataacaacaaacaaacaagcaagcaagagaagtaacactaaagagcttgcacaagtaaaggtaagaaataaccaagagtggatccggtgaagacaaggatgtgttaccgaagttccttccttttgaagggaagtacgtctccgttagagcggtgtggaggcacaatgctccccaagaagccactagggccaccgtattctccacacgccc
The window above is part of the Triticum aestivum cultivar Chinese Spring chromosome 2A, IWGSC CS RefSeq v2.1, whole genome shotgun sequence genome. Proteins encoded here:
- the LOC123190105 gene encoding putative cis-zeatin O-glucosyltransferase; its protein translation is MGREKHAMDSVAVVAVPFPAQGHLNQLLHLSLQLASLGLGVHYAAAAQHVRQARTRVHGWGDEALRSIHFHDLGIASYVSPPPDPAADSPFPSHLMPLFEAYTARARAPLAALLQDLSGSCRRVVVVHDRINAFAAEEAARLPNGEAFGLNCVAVSMLIGRIDADHRLLRQNGVVFGAVERYATKEFIEYANRARPAKHISTGAGILANTCRALEGDFIDVVAGHLAADGKKLFAIGPLNPLLHDSAPRQSKQRHECLNWLDEQPPASVLYVSFGTTSSLRAEQIEELAAALRGSNQRFIWVLRDADRGDIFAEAGESRHDKFLSEFTKQTEGTGLVVTGWAPQLEILAHSATAAFMSHCGWNSTMESMSHGKPILAWPMHCDQPWDAELVCNYLKAGVLVRPWEKHGEVVTAKAIQEVIEEAMLSDKGMAMRQRASALGEAVRASVVDGGSSRKDLDDFTAYITR
- the LOC123185860 gene encoding putative cis-zeatin O-glucosyltransferase; translated protein: MEGRAKNPAASVAVVAVPFPAQGHLNQLLHLSLELASRGLDVHYAASPPHVRQARARVHGWDDDALRSIHFHDLAISTYVSPPPDPAADPPFPSHLMPMFEAFTAGARAPLAAVLRELSASRRRVVVVHDLMNAFASEEAAQLPNGEAFGFYCTAVSSIVGRMDAGHRLLRDNGLTHLPTRVSQEFLDYASKRAMVARSISDGAGIVVNTCRALEGEFVDVVAEQTAADGKKLFAIGPLNPLLEATASNQGKTQRHECLSWLDQQPPSSVLYVSFGSSSSLREEQAAELAAALHGSKQRFIWVLRDADRGDIFTDAGDNRHAELLSQFTKQTEGMGLVITGWAPQLEILAHRATAAFMSHCGWNSTMESMSHGKPILAWPMHSDQPWDAELVCSYLKAGLLVRPWEKHGEVIPATTIQEAIETMMVAEEGLAVRQRAEVLGEAVRSSAAQGGSSHKEMDDFISYMTR